Proteins encoded in a region of the Puniceibacterium sp. IMCC21224 genome:
- a CDS encoding BolA family transcriptional regulator produces MTKTEEIETRLRDAFAPTALTVRDDSEQHRGHAGFQEGGESHFHVVIRAPGFQGQSRIARHRAVHGALGTDLMGRIHALSLDIDT; encoded by the coding sequence ATGACCAAAACCGAGGAAATCGAAACACGCCTGCGCGATGCCTTTGCGCCGACCGCGTTGACAGTGCGTGACGACAGCGAACAACATCGCGGTCATGCCGGGTTTCAAGAGGGCGGAGAAAGCCATTTCCATGTGGTCATCCGCGCGCCTGGGTTTCAGGGCCAAAGCCGCATTGCCCGCCACCGCGCCGTGCATGGCGCCCTCGGGACCGATCTGATGGGCCGAATCCACGCGTTGTCGCTGGATATTGACACCTGA
- a CDS encoding aminopeptidase P family protein yields the protein MLRCKMEVRVFQSFDETASPSQGPGRLQALRDVLQSEALDGFIVPRADAYQGEYVAPCDDRLAWLTGFTGSAGFCVALAERAGVFVDSRYRVQVKAQVAADFTPLDWPEIGLAEWITESLPNGGRVGFDPWLHTLDGWRTLRNKLNAVELIRCSNLIDQIWTDQPEPPVGPVFAQPLELAGEPHGAKITRLAATLGRAQTAVITQPDAIAWLLNIRGSDIPRNPVPHGFALLHSDATVTLFIAPAKLTGLGDHLGSQVTVAAIDAFPAAIAALQGPVAVDPASVPVAIVDMLETARVAIIEAQDPCQLPKARKNEAEIAGTRTAHLRDGAAMVRFLAWLDRQPPGSLTEIDVVCALEGERRATNALRDISFETISGTGPHGAIVHYRVTKRSNARIEDGHLLLVDSGGQYVDGTTDITRTVAIGTVGDEERTNFTRVLRGMIAVSRARWPRGLAGRDLDALARVPLWEAGLDYGHGTGHGVGSYLCVHEGPQRLARTGVVPFEPGMILSNEPGFYREGAYGIRIENLIAVREAAAIEGGTVPGMLSFETLTYVPIDRRLIVADMLTGPETDWLNAYHMTCRDMLTPLVDGAARNWLMAATEPL from the coding sequence ATGCTGCGCTGCAAAATGGAGGTCCGCGTGTTTCAAAGCTTTGACGAGACGGCATCACCCAGCCAGGGACCGGGCCGGTTGCAGGCCCTGCGCGATGTATTGCAGTCCGAGGCGCTGGACGGGTTTATCGTGCCGCGCGCGGATGCCTATCAGGGCGAATATGTCGCGCCGTGCGACGACCGGCTGGCATGGCTGACCGGGTTTACCGGGTCGGCGGGGTTCTGTGTGGCGTTGGCCGAACGCGCCGGAGTGTTTGTTGACAGCCGCTATCGGGTGCAGGTCAAGGCCCAGGTGGCTGCGGATTTCACCCCGCTGGACTGGCCCGAAATCGGTCTGGCCGAATGGATCACCGAATCCCTGCCCAACGGCGGGCGCGTTGGTTTCGATCCCTGGCTGCACACGCTGGACGGTTGGCGTACCCTGCGCAACAAATTGAACGCGGTCGAACTGATCCGGTGTTCAAATCTGATCGACCAGATCTGGACCGACCAGCCCGAACCGCCGGTCGGGCCAGTCTTTGCCCAACCGCTGGAACTCGCCGGGGAACCGCATGGTGCCAAGATCACGCGGCTGGCGGCCACCCTGGGTCGGGCGCAGACGGCGGTGATCACCCAGCCCGACGCAATTGCCTGGCTGCTGAACATCCGCGGCTCGGATATTCCGCGCAATCCGGTGCCGCATGGCTTTGCCCTCTTGCACAGCGACGCAACGGTGACGTTATTCATCGCACCGGCCAAGCTGACCGGACTGGGCGACCATCTGGGATCGCAGGTTACAGTCGCCGCGATTGATGCATTTCCAGCCGCGATTGCCGCGCTTCAAGGGCCGGTCGCAGTCGATCCCGCCTCTGTTCCCGTGGCGATTGTCGATATGCTTGAAACCGCGCGTGTCGCAATAATCGAGGCGCAGGATCCCTGTCAGCTGCCCAAGGCACGCAAGAACGAGGCCGAGATCGCAGGCACACGCACCGCCCATCTGCGCGACGGGGCGGCGATGGTGCGCTTTCTCGCCTGGCTCGACCGGCAGCCCCCCGGCAGCCTGACCGAAATCGACGTGGTTTGCGCGCTCGAAGGCGAGCGGCGCGCCACCAATGCGCTGCGTGACATCTCGTTTGAAACGATCAGCGGCACCGGCCCACATGGCGCCATCGTGCATTACCGCGTCACCAAGCGCAGCAATGCACGGATCGAAGACGGGCATTTGCTGCTGGTGGACAGCGGCGGGCAATATGTCGACGGCACCACCGACATCACCCGCACCGTGGCCATCGGCACCGTCGGCGACGAAGAACGCACCAATTTCACCCGCGTGCTGCGCGGCATGATCGCCGTCAGCCGGGCGCGCTGGCCGCGTGGCCTTGCCGGGCGGGACCTGGATGCCCTGGCGCGTGTCCCCCTCTGGGAGGCAGGTCTGGATTATGGTCACGGCACCGGGCATGGCGTCGGCTCTTATCTTTGTGTTCACGAAGGGCCGCAGCGGCTGGCGCGCACCGGAGTGGTGCCGTTTGAGCCAGGAATGATCCTGTCGAACGAGCCGGGCTTTTACCGCGAGGGGGCCTATGGTATCCGGATCGAGAACCTGATCGCGGTCCGCGAAGCCGCCGCGATTGAGGGCGGCACCGTGCCGGGGATGCTGTCGTTTGAGACACTGACCTATGTGCCAATCGACCGGCGGCTGATCGTGGCTGACATGCTGACTGGTCCCGAGACGGATTGGCTGAACGCCTATCATATGACCTGCCGGGACATGTTGACCCCACTGGTCGATGGCGCGGCGCGCAACTGGCTCATGGCAGCCACAGAGCCGCTGTGA
- a CDS encoding DnaJ domain-containing protein codes for MSKSDPFGFDMSVSSSKKKNPRGRRSMSGESETSVRLCEHEGCEQPGKFRAPKAPDVLDDYFWFCKDHVREYNLKWNFFHGKTEAEMNAQETSDKVWERKTKDFRDTEARAWARLGIEDPHQVLGDNATRNPGKSITGTRRLPPTERRAIDILEAKDHWTKAEVRKSYKALIKVLHPDINGGDRSQEEQLQEVVWAWDQIKDSRNFK; via the coding sequence ATGAGCAAATCAGATCCCTTCGGTTTCGATATGTCGGTATCGTCGTCGAAAAAGAAAAACCCCCGCGGGCGACGCAGCATGTCGGGCGAAAGCGAAACCTCCGTACGCCTGTGCGAACACGAGGGCTGCGAACAGCCCGGCAAATTCCGCGCTCCCAAAGCGCCGGATGTGCTCGACGATTATTTCTGGTTCTGTAAAGACCATGTGCGCGAATACAACCTCAAGTGGAACTTTTTCCACGGCAAGACCGAGGCCGAGATGAATGCACAGGAAACGTCTGACAAAGTTTGGGAACGAAAGACCAAGGATTTCCGCGACACCGAAGCGCGGGCCTGGGCGCGGCTGGGGATCGAGGATCCGCATCAGGTTCTGGGCGACAACGCCACGCGCAATCCGGGCAAGTCAATCACCGGCACCCGCCGCCTGCCCCCGACCGAACGTCGCGCGATCGACATCCTCGAAGCCAAGGACCACTGGACCAAGGCCGAGGTGCGCAAATCCTACAAAGCACTGATCAAAGTGCTGCACCCTGACATCAACGGTGGCGATCGGAGCCAGGAAGAGCAGTTGCAAGAAGTCGTCTGGGCCTGGGACCAGATCAAGGACAGCCGCAACTTCAAATAG
- the gatB gene encoding Asp-tRNA(Asn)/Glu-tRNA(Gln) amidotransferase subunit GatB — protein MLDLSFETPKPKVISGAKHDWELVIGLEVHAQIATKAKLFSGASTGFGAEPNSHVAFVDAAMPGMLPVINEFCVEQAVRTGLGLKAQINLKSAFDRKNYFYPDLPQGYQISQLYHPIVGEGEVIVDMEPGVARLVRIERIHIEQDAGKSIHDMDPNMSFVDLNRTGVALMEIVSRPDIRGPEEAAAYVVKLRQILRYLGTCDGNMQNGNLRADVNVSVCRPGQYEKYQETQDFSHLGTRCEIKNMNSMRFIQQAVDYEAKRQIAILESGGKIDQETRLYDPDKGETRSMRSKEEAHDYRYFPDPDLLPLEIEQAWVDEIAASLPELPDAKKARFVADFGLSEYDASVLTADTANAVYFEEVAGKGGDGKLAANWVINELFGRLKKDDCDISDSPVTPAQLAGLIALIKAGDISGKIAKDVFEIVYTEGGDPAQIVEAKGLRQVTDTGAIEAAVDEVIAGNPAQVEKAKQNPKLAGWFVGQVMKATGGKANPAAVNQIVAAKLGL, from the coding sequence ATGCTGGATCTGAGCTTTGAGACCCCGAAACCCAAGGTGATTTCCGGGGCAAAACACGATTGGGAACTGGTGATCGGGCTAGAAGTCCATGCCCAGATCGCCACCAAGGCCAAGCTGTTTTCCGGGGCCTCGACCGGCTTTGGCGCCGAACCGAATTCGCACGTCGCGTTTGTTGACGCAGCGATGCCGGGGATGTTGCCAGTCATCAACGAATTCTGTGTCGAACAGGCGGTGCGCACCGGGCTTGGCCTCAAGGCGCAGATCAATCTGAAGTCGGCTTTTGATCGCAAGAATTACTTTTACCCGGATCTGCCCCAAGGCTACCAGATTTCGCAGCTTTACCACCCTATCGTGGGCGAAGGCGAAGTGATCGTTGACATGGAGCCGGGTGTGGCACGGCTGGTGCGGATCGAACGCATTCACATCGAACAGGATGCGGGCAAGTCGATCCACGACATGGATCCCAACATGTCTTTTGTCGACCTTAACCGCACCGGCGTCGCGCTGATGGAGATTGTCAGCCGCCCCGACATCCGTGGACCCGAAGAGGCAGCCGCCTATGTGGTCAAGCTGCGCCAGATCCTGCGCTATCTTGGCACCTGCGATGGCAACATGCAGAACGGCAACCTGCGCGCCGACGTCAACGTGTCGGTCTGCCGTCCGGGCCAGTACGAAAAGTATCAGGAAACGCAGGATTTTTCCCATCTTGGCACGCGCTGCGAGATCAAGAACATGAACTCCATGCGGTTCATTCAGCAGGCCGTCGACTACGAGGCCAAGCGCCAGATTGCGATCCTTGAGTCCGGCGGCAAGATTGATCAGGAAACCCGTCTGTACGATCCCGACAAAGGCGAGACGCGGTCGATGCGGTCCAAGGAAGAAGCGCATGATTACCGCTACTTCCCCGACCCTGACCTGCTGCCGCTGGAAATCGAACAGGCCTGGGTCGATGAAATCGCGGCCTCACTGCCCGAACTGCCGGACGCCAAGAAGGCGCGATTCGTCGCGGACTTTGGCCTGTCGGAATACGACGCCTCGGTCCTGACCGCCGATACAGCAAATGCCGTTTACTTCGAAGAGGTTGCGGGTAAAGGCGGCGACGGAAAGCTGGCCGCGAACTGGGTCATAAACGAACTTTTCGGGCGGCTGAAAAAGGACGATTGCGATATTTCCGACAGCCCCGTTACACCGGCACAACTGGCGGGTCTGATTGCCCTGATCAAGGCGGGCGACATCAGCGGCAAGATCGCCAAGGACGTGTTCGAGATCGTCTACACCGAAGGTGGTGATCCCGCCCAGATCGTCGAGGCCAAAGGATTGCGTCAGGTCACCGACACCGGTGCGATTGAGGCTGCCGTGGACGAGGTGATCGCAGGCAACCCGGCGCAGGTCGAAAAAGCCAAGCAGAACCCGAAACTCGCCGGCTGGTTTGTCGGTCAGGTGATGAAGGCCACGGGCGGCAAGGCCAATCCAGCCGCCGTCAACCAGATCGTTGCAGCCAAGCTGGGTCTGTAA
- a CDS encoding fasciclin domain-containing protein produces the protein MTFKTIFASAAVAAIATGAFAASHSESGNPMVGGAAMFADKNIVENAVNSADHTTLVAAVQAAGLVETLSGPGPFTVFAPTNAAFGKLAAGTVDTLLLPENKDQLTKILTCHVVAADAMSGAIAGMIADDGGEHDVPTVGGCVLKAKMSGEMITLTDERGRTATVTIADVKQSNGVIHVIDTVLLPTM, from the coding sequence ATGACCTTCAAAACAATTTTCGCATCCGCCGCCGTTGCCGCTATCGCCACTGGTGCCTTTGCCGCGAGCCATTCCGAATCCGGTAACCCCATGGTCGGTGGCGCTGCCATGTTCGCTGACAAGAACATTGTCGAGAATGCGGTGAATTCTGCCGATCACACCACGCTTGTTGCCGCAGTTCAGGCCGCCGGTCTGGTTGAAACGCTGTCCGGCCCCGGCCCCTTCACGGTTTTTGCCCCGACCAACGCGGCCTTTGGCAAGCTCGCCGCCGGCACGGTAGATACGCTGCTCCTGCCCGAGAACAAGGACCAGCTGACCAAGATCCTGACCTGCCATGTGGTCGCTGCTGATGCGATGTCCGGCGCTATTGCCGGAATGATCGCTGACGATGGTGGCGAACACGATGTTCCGACAGTGGGCGGCTGTGTGCTCAAGGCCAAGATGAGCGGCGAGATGATCACTCTGACCGACGAACGCGGCCGCACGGCGACTGTGACCATCGCGGATGTCAAACAATCGAATGGCGTGATCCACGTTATCGACACGGTACTTTTGCCGACTATGTGA
- the msrB gene encoding peptide-methionine (R)-S-oxide reductase MsrB, which produces MIRRDFLNFTAAALGFGATTGHAAERFEIMRTEAEWKALLSDLEYKVMRDEGTERAFTSPLNDEKRAGRFLCRGCDLPVYDGAHKFDSGTGWPSFWQAVPNAIETKADRSLFGVRTEAHCRRCGSHMGHIFDDGPKPTGKRHCINGVSLKFQAV; this is translated from the coding sequence ATGATACGACGCGATTTCCTGAATTTTACCGCCGCTGCTCTTGGCTTTGGTGCGACCACCGGCCACGCCGCCGAGCGTTTCGAGATCATGCGCACCGAGGCCGAGTGGAAGGCGCTGTTGAGTGATCTGGAATACAAGGTCATGCGCGACGAGGGCACCGAGCGTGCCTTTACCTCACCTTTGAATGATGAAAAGCGGGCGGGGCGGTTTCTGTGTCGCGGTTGTGATCTGCCAGTCTATGACGGCGCGCACAAGTTCGATAGCGGCACCGGCTGGCCGTCGTTCTGGCAGGCCGTCCCGAATGCCATTGAAACCAAGGCCGATCGGTCGCTGTTTGGTGTCCGCACCGAGGCGCATTGCCGCCGCTGCGGTTCACATATGGGGCATATCTTTGACGACGGTCCCAAGCCTACCGGCAAGCGGCATTGCATCAACGGCGTCAGCCTAAAGTTTCAGGCGGTCTGA
- the cobS gene encoding cobaltochelatase subunit CobS encodes MADSTIDINAKPTEEIAVREVFGIDSDMIVHGFPDRTERVPDIDSTYKFDPDTTLAILAGFRNNRRVMIQGYHGTGKSTHIEQVAARLNWPAVRVNLDSHISRIDLIGKDAIKLVDGKQTTQFQEGILPWALRNPCAIVFDEYDAGRADVMFVIQRVLETDGKLTLLDQNQVLTPHKYFRIFATANTVGLGDTTGLYHGTQQINQGQMDRWSLVATLNYLSIDAETAIVLSKNSHYNTEKGRKTVRQMVTVADLTRTAFMNGDLSTVMSPRTVIAWAQNAEIFRNLGYAFRVSFLNKCDELERQTVAEFYQRCFDEELPESAASLSLG; translated from the coding sequence ATGGCGGACAGCACGATCGACATCAATGCAAAACCCACCGAAGAAATTGCGGTCCGCGAAGTCTTTGGTATTGATTCAGATATGATCGTGCACGGGTTTCCCGACCGGACCGAACGCGTGCCAGACATCGACAGCACCTATAAATTTGACCCGGACACCACGCTCGCCATTCTGGCCGGGTTTCGCAACAACCGCCGGGTGATGATCCAGGGCTATCACGGCACGGGCAAATCAACGCATATCGAACAGGTCGCGGCGCGGCTGAACTGGCCTGCGGTGCGCGTGAACCTCGACAGCCATATCAGCCGGATCGACCTGATCGGCAAAGATGCGATCAAGCTGGTGGACGGCAAGCAGACCACTCAGTTTCAGGAAGGCATCCTGCCCTGGGCCCTGCGCAATCCCTGTGCCATCGTCTTTGATGAATACGACGCCGGTCGCGCAGATGTGATGTTCGTGATCCAGCGCGTGTTGGAAACCGATGGCAAATTGACGCTGCTCGACCAGAATCAGGTGCTGACGCCGCATAAATATTTCCGCATTTTTGCCACCGCAAACACCGTTGGACTGGGCGACACCACAGGTTTGTATCACGGCACGCAGCAGATCAATCAGGGCCAGATGGACCGTTGGAGCCTTGTTGCGACGCTGAACTATCTTTCGATTGACGCCGAGACCGCGATCGTCCTGTCCAAGAACTCGCATTACAACACCGAAAAGGGCCGCAAAACCGTGCGTCAGATGGTGACGGTTGCCGATCTGACGCGTACCGCGTTCATGAACGGCGATCTTTCGACTGTCATGTCGCCCCGGACGGTGATTGCTTGGGCGCAGAACGCCGAGATTTTCCGCAATCTGGGCTACGCCTTCCGGGTCTCGTTCCTCAATAAATGTGACGAGCTTGAGCGCCAGACCGTGGCCGAGTTCTACCAGCGTTGCTTTGACGAGGAACTGCCCGAAAGCGCGGCTTCGCTCAGCCTGGGATGA
- a CDS encoding sigma-70 family RNA polymerase sigma factor: protein MTTTTPQEEIEDMLARIAMGDRKAFSALYQRTSAKLFGICLRVLADRAEAEEALQEVFLRIWNKAGMYRANGYSPMTWLITIARNISVDRRRRRPAAASDGLDVAEILADPGPGPEAQTIARDDGDRLQMCLSELPPDRAMMVQRAYLDGDTYADLADLTGVKLNTVRTWLRRSLLQLRECLSR from the coding sequence ATGACAACGACGACCCCGCAGGAAGAGATCGAGGATATGCTCGCCCGTATTGCCATGGGGGATCGCAAGGCGTTTTCAGCGCTGTACCAGCGGACGTCGGCCAAGCTGTTTGGCATCTGCCTGCGTGTGCTGGCCGACCGGGCCGAGGCCGAAGAGGCCCTGCAAGAGGTTTTTCTGCGGATCTGGAACAAGGCCGGAATGTACCGCGCCAATGGCTATTCGCCGATGACCTGGCTGATCACCATTGCGCGCAACATCTCGGTGGATCGACGCCGCCGTCGGCCTGCTGCGGCGTCTGACGGGCTCGATGTGGCCGAAATCCTTGCGGATCCGGGACCGGGGCCCGAAGCGCAAACCATTGCCCGCGACGATGGCGACCGGTTGCAGATGTGTCTGAGCGAATTGCCGCCCGATCGCGCAATGATGGTGCAGCGTGCCTATCTGGACGGTGACACCTATGCCGATCTGGCAGACCTGACCGGGGTCAAGCTGAACACCGTCCGAACCTGGCTGCGTCGCAGTCTGTTACAACTGCGCGAATGCCTGAGCCGATGA
- a CDS encoding DUF4177 domain-containing protein, with protein MTAYEYKVVPAPAKGERARGIKGTEARFSHSLERVMNDMAADGWEYQRAETLPSDERSGLASTVTVWRNVLVFRRGKAGDVAAYQPRKLDAPKPYVLTTPLAEAVHDQQTATGTSDPDQPLAHPMNTLVALPVASTAPPETPRLGETPEVARTARVAATDNGVEETQDLHQMSSILRDRAARLIAAEQPGRS; from the coding sequence ATGACAGCGTATGAATACAAGGTCGTTCCGGCCCCCGCAAAGGGTGAGCGCGCGCGCGGAATCAAAGGCACAGAGGCGCGGTTTTCCCATTCTCTGGAACGGGTTATGAACGATATGGCGGCCGATGGCTGGGAATATCAGCGCGCCGAGACCCTGCCCTCGGATGAGCGGTCGGGTTTGGCCAGTACAGTCACGGTCTGGCGAAACGTGCTGGTGTTCCGGCGGGGAAAGGCGGGCGATGTGGCAGCCTATCAGCCACGAAAGCTAGACGCGCCCAAACCCTATGTCCTGACGACGCCATTGGCAGAGGCAGTACACGATCAGCAGACAGCCACTGGCACCTCAGATCCAGATCAACCCCTAGCGCATCCAATGAATACGCTGGTCGCGCTGCCCGTCGCCAGCACGGCACCGCCTGAAACGCCGCGCCTAGGTGAGACGCCAGAAGTAGCACGAACAGCGCGCGTCGCCGCGACCGACAATGGCGTCGAGGAAACGCAGGATCTGCATCAGATGAGTTCGATCCTGCGCGACAGAGCGGCGCGACTGATTGCTGCCGAACAGCCCGGCAGAAGTTGA
- a CDS encoding alpha/beta fold hydrolase, which produces MQSLYLDTIDATLCWHDLPGAGAPLVCLPALSFAAAANFLDVISDPVLQRHRRLLIDLPGSGFSEPAHNFDYTPRAHAEVVARILDHINLGPSVVFGHSMGGSVAVALADARPDLVRHLVVAEGNLVPGGGAGSRRIGGYDRAEFLKSGYDEALAGIRAEAVAGDEFLSFLHANWTLADPAALHGNACGLIDLDPGLEAAFLGLDLPRTFVYGDKSLAHNPGAADVPEPDHLAEGGVAISVIPQAGHFMTRDNPGAVAQMLAGVLAATEGASA; this is translated from the coding sequence ATGCAATCGCTCTACCTTGATACTATTGACGCCACGCTGTGCTGGCACGACCTGCCGGGTGCGGGTGCGCCATTGGTCTGTCTGCCGGCGCTCAGTTTTGCGGCGGCGGCGAATTTCCTGGATGTGATCAGCGATCCGGTGTTGCAACGCCACCGGCGGTTGCTGATCGACTTGCCCGGTTCGGGGTTTAGTGAACCGGCGCATAATTTTGACTATACGCCTCGCGCCCATGCCGAGGTTGTCGCCCGCATCCTTGACCACATCAACCTTGGCCCTTCGGTTGTTTTCGGCCATTCCATGGGCGGTTCCGTTGCAGTGGCTCTGGCCGATGCGCGCCCCGATCTGGTGCGTCATCTCGTGGTGGCCGAAGGCAACCTGGTGCCCGGTGGCGGCGCCGGGTCGCGCCGCATCGGAGGATACGACCGGGCGGAATTTCTTAAATCCGGCTACGACGAGGCGCTTGCCGGAATCCGGGCCGAGGCAGTCGCAGGCGACGAATTTTTGTCCTTTCTGCACGCCAACTGGACGCTGGCCGATCCTGCAGCGCTGCATGGCAACGCCTGCGGGTTGATCGACCTTGATCCCGGACTCGAGGCTGCGTTTCTTGGCCTCGATCTGCCACGTACCTTTGTTTACGGCGACAAGAGTCTGGCGCATAATCCCGGTGCTGCGGATGTACCCGAACCGGATCATCTGGCCGAAGGCGGCGTGGCGATTTCGGTGATCCCGCAAGCCGGGCATTTCATGACCCGCGACAATCCGGGTGCGGTGGCCCAGATGTTGGCAGGGGTGCTGGCCGCGACCGAGGGGGCTTCAGCCTAA
- a CDS encoding anti-sigma factor domain-containing protein, protein MSERDDINGDLPGGDVSLCAEYVLGLLTDAEARAFETRFQGDPDLRDELAYWADHFAALTDAIPAEAPPAAILGRIENAAFGARPSLWRQLMPYIAGALVAASVAWVAMVSGVLNFGAEEPHLYASLEPVGSDFVLLAHYAPDSGTFMVRRDEGVYPSDAALEIWLIADADSAPVSLGLMVTDGLTQIPVSRDMATLFPGATIAVSQEPPGGSPTGAPTGPVVAVGQFPLDPIAG, encoded by the coding sequence ATGAGCGAACGTGATGACATAAATGGCGATCTGCCCGGCGGTGACGTTTCGCTCTGCGCGGAATATGTGCTGGGCTTGCTGACGGATGCCGAAGCGCGGGCCTTTGAGACGCGGTTTCAGGGTGATCCTGATCTGCGTGACGAATTGGCCTATTGGGCGGATCACTTTGCTGCTCTGACGGACGCGATACCGGCCGAGGCGCCACCGGCGGCCATTCTAGGCCGAATCGAAAATGCGGCCTTTGGTGCCCGTCCATCACTTTGGCGACAATTGATGCCGTATATCGCGGGGGCGCTTGTCGCGGCGTCTGTGGCCTGGGTCGCGATGGTTTCAGGGGTGCTGAACTTTGGCGCCGAAGAACCGCATCTCTATGCAAGCCTCGAGCCGGTGGGCAGCGACTTTGTTCTGTTGGCACATTATGCGCCCGACAGTGGCACCTTTATGGTCCGCCGGGACGAGGGGGTCTATCCGTCCGACGCCGCACTCGAGATCTGGCTCATCGCAGATGCTGACAGTGCACCGGTGTCGCTTGGTCTGATGGTGACAGACGGGCTGACTCAGATCCCGGTGTCGCGTGACATGGCAACCCTGTTCCCCGGAGCCACAATCGCGGTGTCACAGGAACCACCTGGCGGATCGCCGACCGGTGCGCCGACAGGGCCGGTGGTGGCCGTTGGTCAATTCCCGTTGGATCCCATCGCAGGCTGA